The following DNA comes from Sinorhizobium mexicanum.
AATCCCTTCACCTTGTCGAGCGTCTGCATCGCCGCTTGCTCGACGTTATCAAGGACGAGTTCGACCGTCAGGGCCGCAGCGACGTCAATGCCGTCCAGGCGCTGTTGCTCTTCAACATCGGCAACTCCGAACTGACCGCCGGCGAACTCCGCTCGCGTGGCTATTATCTCGGCTCGAACGTCTCCTACAACGTCAAGAAGCTGGTCGATCTGGGGCTCATCAACCATCAGCGCTCACGCGTCGACCGCCGCTCGGTCCGCATCAGCCTGACCGAAGAGGGCCAGGACATCGCCGAAACCGTCGCTAAGCTCTACGAGCGCCACATCGGCTCGATCCAGAAGGTCGGCGGCATCGGTTCCGACGAATTCACCCAGATGAACAAGCTCCTGCAGCGTCTCGATCGCTTCTGGAACGATCAGATCCTCTACCGCCTCTGATCAAATCGGAGACCTCCAATTCAAGGGTCGGGCGCAACCCCTGCGTGTCCGACCCTTGCTGCGTTCGGTCGTCGTGGTTCCCGCTGCAAATTCATGATCGGGCGCGAACGTGGCCGCCGCGGACGATGGATCGATAATTCCGAGACACGAATTGGCCATATTGCTGTGGGAGCGACGCTTTGATGCCGCAGGTGTGCTCTCGGGTTTACGACGGGGATTCGTTTCGTGTTCCGCCTGCCGGCTGGATGCTTTCGCTCGCACTACTGCATGATTCCTTGGATCGGAGTCGATTTAAGGACGAAATCATGCAGCTGTTCAAAGTGCTACGGCGACCTTCGCGCGTCCGATCGGACGCGGGGCGCTGTAACCGACGTGAGAGCTGGGTGGCACAGGGGTTGACCTTTGTTAACCACGTTCGTGCTAGGGCTCGGGCAGCGCGCCTCTCGGCGCATTGGGATGGTAGGGACTATGTCGAAAAAGAACGGAATTGATGCTTTCTCGCGCCGTGCATTTCTGCGCTCGGCCGCAACGCTCAGTGCTGCCGCATGGGCAGGTGCCGCCAGCGCGCAGGATGCTCTGAACGAGATCATCAATTCACCGCGCCGCGGCTCCTGGGACGACCAGTTCGACGCCAAGGCATCGCGCACGGCAACGGCCGTTCTTTCCAACACGCCGGTCTTCGGCCCCGAGACGATCAGCCACCTTCAGCAGGCGATCTATGATTATCAGCAGATCGTTGCCTCCGGCGGTTGGCCGACAGTCACCGCCTCGGTGAAGATGGAACTGGGCGTCACCGATGCCTCCGTTCAACAGCTGCGCCAGCGCCTGATGGTTTCCGGCGACCTGCCGCGTTCGGCCGGTATCTCCTCTT
Coding sequences within:
- the ldtR gene encoding transcriptional regulator LdtR, with translation MNTKMKPQAVAPRDPQEETIRGLYMESLHLVERLHRRLLDVIKDEFDRQGRSDVNAVQALLLFNIGNSELTAGELRSRGYYLGSNVSYNVKKLVDLGLINHQRSRVDRRSVRISLTEEGQDIAETVAKLYERHIGSIQKVGGIGSDEFTQMNKLLQRLDRFWNDQILYRL